A genomic window from Sorex araneus isolate mSorAra2 chromosome 2, mSorAra2.pri, whole genome shotgun sequence includes:
- the LOC101538050 gene encoding olfactory receptor 12-like — MKKNLNYSEVTEFILLGFRTSPEVQILLFLLFLFIYMVIVLGNISMIVVIKIDSRLHTPMYFFLRNLSYLDICYSTVIAPKTLATFLSKDKKISYNGCATQFFFFALFVGTEGFLLAVMAYDRFSAICSPFLYTTRMSPQACIRLVTSSYVCGCINSMIQTGFTFSLRFCGENRLDHFFCDVPALIKISCVDTFVNEIVLFILSALIIICTTTIILVSYAYILSTVLKIPSTHGRSKTFSTCTSHITVVSIFYGTVFFMYAQPGAISSPEKSKVIAVFYTLVIPMLNPMIYSLRNREVKNAVKKILLKKVSFH, encoded by the coding sequence ATGAAGAAAAATCTGAATTATTCAGAGGTGACTGAGTTTATTCTGCTAGGATTCAGAACATCTCCAGAAGTACAGATTctcttatttctacttttcttgtTTATCTATATGGTCATTGTGTTAGGAAATATCAGCATGATAGTTGTCATTAAAATAGACTCCAGACTTCATACACCTATGTACTTCTTTCTTAGAAATTTGTCTTATTTAGATATCTGCTACTCCACAGTCATTGCTCCCAAAACTCTGGCCACTTTCTtgtccaaagacaaaaaaatttcttACAATGGCTGTGCaacacaattctttttctttgctctctttGTTGGAACAGAAGGCTTTCTCCTAGCTGTGATGGCATATGATCGCTTTTCCGCCATCTGCTCACCTTTCCTCTATACCACACGTATGTCACCCCAGGCATGCATTCGTTTGGTGACTAGTTCCTACGTCTGTGGCTGCATCAATTCCATGATACAGACAGGTTTCACTTTCAGTTTGCGTTTCTGCGGAGAAAACAGATTGGACCATTTTTTCTGCGATGTACCAGCCCTCATCAAGATCTCCTGTGTAGACACGTTTGTGAATGAGATTGTCCTGTTCATTCTCTCTGCTCTCATTATCATCTGCACCACCACTATCATCCTGGTTTCCTATGCCTACATACTGTCCACTGTTCTCAAGATCCCCTCAACCCACGGCAGGAGTAAGACTTTCTCCACTTGCACTTCTCATATCACTGTGGTGAGTATATTTTACGGAACTGTATTCTTCATGTATGCCCAACCTGGGGCCATCTCCTCCCCAGAGAAAAGTAAAGTTATAGCTGTATTCTATACTCTTGTCATTCCTATGTTAAATCCCATGATTTATAGTTTAAGGAATAGGGAGGTGAAAAATGCTGTGAAAAAGATACTGTTGAAAAAAGTATCTTTTCATTGA
- the LOC101549693 gene encoding olfactory receptor 12-like, producing the protein MKSELNRNYSEVTEFILLGFRTPPKLQILLFLVFLLIYTVTVVGNITMIIVINVESKLQTPMYFFLKNLSYLDLCYSTVIAPKTLANFLSKEKKISYNGCAAQFFFFALFVTTEGFLLAVMAYDRLSAICFPLLYPVKMSHKACVRLVTGSYICGSMNSMIQTGFTFSLRFCQENRLDHFFCDVPALIKISCVDTFVNEIVLFIISALIIICTTTIILVSYAYILSAVLKIPSTHGRSKTFSTCGSHIAVVSLFYGTVFFMYAQPGAIASPQQDKIVAVLYTLVIPMLNPLIYSLRNRDVKDSVKRILCRQ; encoded by the coding sequence ATGAAGAGTGAGCTTAATAGAAATTACTCAGAAGTGACTGAGTTTATCTTGTTAGGATTCAGAACCCCTCCAAAGCTTCAGATCCTCTTATTCTTAGTGTTTTTGCTGATCTACACGGTCACTGTGGTGGGAAATATTACCATGATAATTGTCATTAATGTGGAATCCAAACTTCAGacacccatgtatttcttcctgaaaaaCTTGTCCTATTTAGATCTCTGCTACTCCACAGTCATTGCTCCTAAAACATTAGCCAACTTCTtgtctaaagaaaagaaaatttcttataaTGGCTGTGCCgctcaatttttcttctttgctctgTTTGTGACAACTGAAGGCTTTCTCCTAGCCGTAATGGCATATGATCGTTTATCAGCAATTTGCTTCCCTCTCCTTTACCCTGTGAAAATGTCCCATAAGGCATGTGTGAGACTGGTGACAGGATCTTATATCTGTGGTTCTATGAACTCCATGATACAGACAGGTTTCACCTTCAGCTTGCGTTTCTGCCAAGAAAACAGATTGGACCACTTTTTCTGTGACGTCCCAGCCCTCATCAAGATCTCTTGTGTTGACACATTTGTGAATGAGATTGTCCTGTTTATTATCTCTGCTCTCATCATCATCTGCACGACGACTATTATTCTGGTTTCTTATGCTTATATCCTCTCCGCTGTTCTAAAGATCCCCTCGACCCATGGCAGAAGTAAGACTTTCTCCACGTGTGGCTCCCACATAGCGGTGGTGAGTTTATTCTACGGGACTGTGTTCTTCATGTATGCTCAACCTGGGGCCATCGCCTCACCACAGCAAGACAAGATTGTAGCTGTACTCTATACCCTTGTAATACCCATGCTAAATCCTCTAATATATAGCCTGAGAAATAGAGACGTAAAAGATTCTGTGAAAAGGATTTTATGCAGACAATGA